The Hyphomicrobiales bacterium genome has a window encoding:
- the rpoC gene encoding RNA polymerase subunit beta', giving the protein MKQEVMNLFGQQPVQQAFDAIKISIASPEKILSWSYGEIKKPETINYRTFKPERDGLFCARIFGPIKDYECLCGKYKRMKFKGVICEKCGVEVTLARVRRERMGHIELAAPVAHIWFLKSLPSRIGLLMDMPLKDLERILYFESYVVIEPGLTPLKDRQLLSEEEYVRAQEEYGADTFTAMIGAEAIREMLRALDLDQINADLKHEIATTTSELKPKKLMKRLKIIEAFQESGNKPEWMVMTQIPVIPPDLRPLVPLDGGRFATSDLNDLYRRVINRNNRLKRLIELRAPDIIIRNEKRMLQESVDALFDNGRRGRVITGANKRPLKSLADMLKGKQGRFRQNLLGKRVDYSGRSVIVVGPEMKLHQCGLPKKMALELFKPFIYARLDAKGYSTTVKQAKKLVEKEKPEVWDILDEVIREHPVMLNRAPTLHRLGIQAFEPVLIEGKAIQLHPLVCAAFNADFDGDQMAVHVPLSLEAQLEARVLMMSTNNILHPANGQPIIVPSQDIVLGLYYLSIVSDGEPGQGKVFGDFGELEHALHEKVVTLHSKIKYRWTGVGKDGKPYTKIYDTTPGRVILSTALPEHPAVSFDVVNKLMTKKEISGMIDAVYRGCGQKESVIFCDRVMGLGFKHAFRAGISFGKDDMVVPENKWQIVDTTRALAKDYEQQYQDGLITQGEKYNKVVDAWAKCSDKLAQEMMARISTVQKDDTGRDKQINSIYMMSHSGARGSPAQMRQLAAMRGLMAKPSGEIIESPIISNFKEGLDVLEYFNSTHGARKGLADTALKTANSGYLTRRLVDVAQDAIISEVDCGSDNGIKMRAIVDAGQVVASLGMRILGRAAAEDVVDVEGNVLVAKGVVIEESDIAKINAAGVQEVKIRSVLTCETKNGVCATCYGRDLARGTPVNMGEAVGVIAAQSIGEPGTQLTMRTFHIGGAATIADQSFVESNFEGTVKMRNRNVARNSDGDLIAMARNIAIVIVGPDGAERAVHRVQFGSKLRVDEGDKVKRGQRLIEWDPYSRPILAEVDGKVGYEDLVDGMSITETTDEATGISKRVVIDWRGSARTADLKPAMVIQGADGKVAKLARGGEARYILPVDGIISVEPGHSIKAGDVLARVSTDSAKTRDITGGLPRVAELFEARRPKDAAIIAEKSGVIGFGKDYKNKRRVTLTPHDGSDGVEYLIPKGKHIHLQDGDVVEVGDYILDGNPAPHDILAIKGVEELAAYLVNEIQEVYRLQGVTINDKHIEVIVRQMLQKVEITESGDSDILTGDQVDRVELEEVNAKLREEGKKPASGVPVLLGITKASLQTRSFISAASFQETTRVLTEAAVNGKSDLLEGLKENVIVGSLIPAGTGAQVARIKQVATRRDDLIVGQKADAAAKAAAEAAAVLPAAE; this is encoded by the coding sequence ATGAAGCAAGAGGTCATGAACCTTTTCGGCCAGCAGCCGGTCCAGCAGGCCTTCGACGCGATCAAGATCTCGATCGCGAGCCCGGAGAAGATCCTGTCCTGGTCCTATGGCGAGATCAAAAAGCCGGAGACCATCAACTACCGCACGTTCAAGCCGGAGCGTGACGGCCTGTTCTGCGCGCGCATCTTCGGGCCGATCAAGGACTACGAGTGCCTGTGCGGCAAGTACAAGCGCATGAAGTTCAAGGGCGTCATCTGCGAGAAGTGCGGCGTCGAAGTCACGCTCGCCCGCGTCCGGCGCGAGCGCATGGGCCATATCGAACTCGCCGCCCCGGTCGCGCATATCTGGTTCCTGAAGTCGCTGCCCTCGCGCATCGGCCTGCTGATGGATATGCCGCTCAAGGACCTCGAGCGCATCCTCTACTTCGAAAGCTACGTCGTCATCGAGCCCGGCCTGACGCCGCTCAAGGACCGTCAGCTGCTGTCCGAGGAAGAGTACGTCCGGGCTCAGGAAGAGTACGGCGCGGACACCTTCACCGCCATGATCGGCGCGGAAGCCATCCGCGAGATGCTGCGCGCGCTCGACCTCGACCAGATCAACGCCGATCTCAAGCATGAGATCGCGACGACGACGTCGGAGCTGAAGCCCAAGAAGCTGATGAAGCGCCTCAAGATCATCGAGGCCTTCCAGGAGTCGGGCAACAAGCCTGAATGGATGGTGATGACCCAGATCCCGGTCATCCCGCCGGATCTGCGTCCGCTCGTGCCGCTCGACGGCGGCCGCTTCGCGACCTCGGACCTGAACGACCTCTATCGCCGCGTCATCAACCGCAACAACCGCCTGAAGCGCCTGATCGAGCTGCGCGCGCCGGACATCATCATCCGCAACGAGAAGCGGATGCTGCAGGAGTCGGTCGATGCGCTCTTCGACAACGGCCGCCGCGGCCGCGTCATCACGGGTGCCAACAAGCGCCCGCTGAAGTCGCTCGCCGACATGCTGAAGGGCAAGCAGGGCCGCTTCCGCCAGAACCTGCTCGGCAAGCGCGTCGACTATTCGGGCCGCTCGGTCATCGTTGTCGGTCCGGAGATGAAGCTGCACCAGTGCGGCCTGCCGAAGAAGATGGCGCTCGAGCTGTTCAAGCCGTTCATCTATGCGCGCCTCGACGCTAAGGGCTACTCGACCACGGTCAAGCAGGCCAAGAAGCTGGTCGAGAAGGAGAAGCCCGAGGTCTGGGATATCCTGGACGAGGTCATCCGCGAGCATCCGGTGATGCTGAACCGCGCCCCGACGCTGCACCGCCTCGGCATCCAGGCCTTCGAGCCGGTGCTGATCGAGGGCAAGGCGATCCAGCTGCACCCGCTGGTCTGCGCCGCCTTCAACGCGGATTTCGACGGCGACCAGATGGCTGTGCACGTCCCGCTGTCGCTCGAAGCGCAGCTGGAAGCGCGCGTGCTGATGATGTCGACCAACAACATCCTGCACCCGGCGAACGGCCAGCCGATCATCGTGCCGTCGCAGGATATCGTGCTCGGCCTCTACTACCTCTCGATCGTCTCTGACGGCGAGCCGGGCCAGGGCAAGGTGTTCGGCGATTTCGGCGAGCTCGAGCATGCGCTGCACGAGAAGGTCGTGACGCTGCATTCGAAGATCAAATATCGCTGGACCGGCGTCGGCAAGGACGGCAAGCCGTACACGAAGATCTACGACACCACGCCTGGCCGCGTGATCCTCTCGACCGCGCTGCCGGAGCACCCGGCCGTGTCCTTCGACGTCGTCAACAAGCTGATGACGAAGAAGGAGATCTCCGGAATGATCGACGCCGTCTATCGCGGCTGCGGTCAGAAGGAGTCGGTGATCTTCTGCGACCGCGTCATGGGCCTCGGCTTCAAGCACGCGTTCCGCGCCGGCATCTCCTTCGGCAAGGACGACATGGTCGTGCCGGAGAACAAGTGGCAGATCGTCGATACGACCCGCGCGCTCGCCAAGGATTACGAGCAGCAGTATCAGGACGGCCTGATCACGCAGGGCGAGAAGTACAACAAGGTCGTCGACGCCTGGGCGAAGTGCTCCGACAAGCTCGCCCAGGAGATGATGGCCCGCATCTCGACCGTGCAGAAGGACGACACCGGCCGCGACAAGCAGATCAACTCGATCTACATGATGTCGCACTCGGGCGCCCGTGGTTCGCCGGCGCAGATGCGCCAGCTTGCCGCCATGCGCGGCCTGATGGCCAAGCCGTCGGGCGAGATCATCGAGTCGCCGATCATCTCGAACTTCAAGGAAGGCCTTGACGTTCTCGAGTACTTCAACTCGACCCACGGCGCCCGCAAGGGTCTCGCCGATACGGCGCTCAAGACGGCCAACTCCGGCTATCTCACCCGCCGTCTCGTCGACGTGGCGCAGGACGCGATCATCTCCGAGGTGGATTGCGGCTCGGATAACGGCATCAAGATGCGCGCCATCGTCGATGCCGGCCAGGTCGTGGCCTCGCTCGGCATGCGCATCCTGGGTCGCGCCGCGGCCGAGGACGTCGTCGACGTCGAGGGCAATGTCCTCGTCGCCAAGGGCGTCGTGATCGAAGAGAGCGACATCGCCAAGATCAACGCCGCCGGCGTCCAGGAGGTGAAGATCCGTTCGGTTCTCACCTGCGAGACCAAGAACGGCGTCTGCGCCACCTGCTACGGGCGCGATCTGGCCCGCGGCACGCCCGTCAACATGGGCGAGGCCGTCGGCGTCATCGCGGCGCAGTCGATCGGCGAGCCGGGAACGCAGCTCACCATGCGTACCTTCCACATCGGCGGCGCGGCCACCATCGCCGACCAGTCCTTCGTCGAGTCGAACTTCGAAGGCACGGTCAAGATGCGCAACCGCAACGTCGCGCGGAACTCGGATGGCGACCTCATCGCCATGGCGCGCAACATCGCCATCGTAATCGTCGGTCCGGACGGCGCCGAGCGCGCGGTCCATCGCGTCCAGTTTGGCTCGAAGCTGCGCGTCGACGAGGGCGACAAGGTCAAGCGCGGCCAGCGTCTGATCGAGTGGGACCCCTATTCCCGCCCGATCCTGGCCGAAGTGGACGGCAAGGTCGGCTACGAGGACCTCGTGGATGGCATGTCGATCACCGAGACGACCGACGAGGCGACGGGCATCTCCAAGCGCGTCGTCATCGACTGGCGCGGCTCGGCCCGTACGGCCGATCTGAAGCCGGCGATGGTGATCCAGGGCGCCGACGGGAAGGTCGCGAAGCTCGCCCGTGGTGGCGAAGCCCGCTACATCCTGCCGGTCGACGGCATCATCTCGGTGGAGCCGGGCCACTCGATCAAGGCTGGCGACGTGCTCGCCCGTGTCTCGACCGACTCGGCCAAGACCCGCGACATCACCGGCGGTCTGCCGCGCGTTGCGGAGCTGTTCGAGGCGCGTCGCCCGAAGGATGCAGCAATCATTGCCGAGAAGTCGGGCGTGATCGGCTTCGGCAAGGACTACAAGAACAAGCGTCGCGTCACGCTGACGCCGCATGACGGTTCCGACGGGGTCGAGTACCTGATCCCGAAGGGCAAGCACATCCATCTCCAGGACGGCGACGTCGTGGAGGTCGGCGACTACATCCTCGACGGCAACCCGGCCCCGCACGACATCCTGGCGATCAAGGGTGTCGAGGAGCTGGCGGCTTATCTGGTCAACGAAATCCAGGAGGTCTACCGCCTCCAGGGCGTGACCATCAACGATAAGCACATCGAGGTCATCGTCCGGCAGATGCTGCAGAAGGTCGAGATCACGGAGTCGGGCGACAGCGACATCCTGACCGGCGACCAGGTCGATCGTGTCGAGTTGGAAGAGGTCAACGCGAAGCTACGCGAGGAGGGCAAGAAGCCGGCTTCCGGCGTGCCGGTCCTGCTCGGCATCACCAAGGCTTCGCTGCAGACCCGGTCGTTCATCTCGGCCGCGTCGTTCCAGGAGACCACCCGCGTCCTCACCGAGGCGGCGGTCAACGGCAAGTCGGACCTGCTCGAAGGCCTCAAGGAGAACGTCATCGTCGGCTCGCTCATCCCGGCCGGCACCGGCGCCCAGGTCGCCCGTATCAAGCAGGTGGCGACGCGCCGCGACGATCTCATCGTCGGCCAGAAGGCGGATGCGGCGGCCAAGGCCGCTGCTGAAGCCGCGGCGGTCCTCCCGGCCGCCGAGTGA
- a CDS encoding hypothetical protein (Evidence 5 : Unknown function), which translates to MQTPRFCGHDSSAGAVLRAFTGERGLRMSWLIVGILASRPTERLEIPWSISQRKQSHDINEAAPSAPLQGPQARLPCRGTRKHAAFMRPAMSSLDAGIPTEFRSRNSLAKHAQATDVSDSRRQWRAYDSRKDSRQARNRRKSRCFTGFEPV; encoded by the coding sequence GTGCAGACGCCGCGCTTCTGCGGGCACGACTCGAGCGCCGGGGCGGTGTTACGCGCCTTCACGGGCGAGCGCGGCTTGCGGATGAGCTGGCTGATTGTCGGCATTCTGGCCTCTCGCCCCACTGAGCGTTTGGAAATTCCCTGGTCAATCTCCCAGCGCAAACAAAGCCATGACATAAACGAAGCCGCGCCATCGGCTCCCCTTCAGGGGCCTCAGGCGCGCTTGCCATGCAGAGGAACACGGAAACATGCCGCGTTCATGCGTCCTGCCATGTCGTCGTTAGACGCTGGAATTCCGACGGAGTTTCGGTCGCGAAACTCGCTTGCGAAGCATGCGCAAGCGACAGACGTGTCCGACAGCCGTCGACAGTGGCGCGCTTATGACTCACGGAAAGATTCGCGTCAAGCCCGAAACCGCCGAAAGAGCCGCTGTTTTACGGGATTCGAGCCGGTCTGA
- the rpsL gene encoding 30S ribosomal subunit protein S12: protein MPTISQLIRKPRSPVKARNTAPALESCPQKRGVCTRVYTTTPKKPNSALRKVAKVRLTNGFEVIGYIPGEGHNLQEHSVVMIRGGRVKDLPGVRYHILRGVLDTQGVKNRKQRRSKYGAKRPK from the coding sequence ATGCCGACAATCAGCCAGCTCATCCGCAAGCCGCGCTCGCCCGTGAAGGCGCGTAACACCGCCCCGGCGCTCGAGTCGTGCCCGCAGAAGCGCGGCGTCTGCACGCGCGTCTACACGACGACCCCGAAGAAGCCGAACTCGGCGCTCCGCAAGGTCGCCAAGGTCCGCCTGACCAACGGCTTCGAGGTGATCGGTTACATTCCGGGTGAAGGTCACAACCTTCAGGAGCACTCGGTCGTCATGATCCGTGGCGGTCGCGTGAAGGACCTTCCCGGCGTGCGCTATCACATCCTGCGCGGCGTGCTCGACACGCAGGGCGTCAAGAATCGCAAGCAGCGCCGTTCGAAGTACGGCGCCAAGCGTCCGAAGTAA
- the rpsG gene encoding 30S ribosomal subunit protein S7 — MSRRHSAEKREIIPDPKFGDVVVTKFMNSVMYEGKKSTAERIVYGAFDIIEAKTKSEPLGVFKSALENVAPAIEVRSRRVGGATYQVPVEVRAERRQALAIRWLIAAARGRNDKTMVERLSAELMDAANNRGNAVKKREDTHRMAEANRAFSHYRW; from the coding sequence ATGTCCCGCCGCCACAGTGCCGAAAAGCGCGAAATCATCCCGGACCCGAAGTTCGGCGATGTCGTCGTGACCAAGTTCATGAACTCGGTCATGTATGAAGGTAAGAAGTCGACCGCCGAGCGGATCGTCTACGGAGCTTTCGACATCATCGAGGCGAAGACCAAGAGCGAGCCGCTCGGCGTCTTCAAGTCGGCGCTCGAGAACGTCGCTCCGGCGATCGAGGTTCGTTCCCGCCGCGTCGGCGGCGCGACCTATCAGGTTCCGGTCGAAGTCCGCGCCGAGCGCCGCCAGGCGCTGGCGATCCGCTGGCTGATCGCGGCTGCCCGCGGCCGCAACGACAAGACCATGGTGGAGCGCCTGTCGGCCGAGCTGATGGACGCCGCCAACAACCGCGGCAACGCCGTCAAGAAGCGCGAAGACACGCACCGGATGGCCGAAGCCAACCGCGCCTTCTCGCACTACCGCTGGTAA
- the fusA gene encoding elongation factor G yields MARSHPIERYRNFGIMAHIDAGKTTTTERILYYTGKSHKIGEVHDGAATMDWMTQEQERGITITSAATTCFWRDNRLNIIDTPGHVDFTIEVERSLRVLDGAVCVLDGNQGVEPQTETVWRQADKYDVPRVVFVNKMDKIGADFYRCVQDIIDRVAGKPVCLQIPIGSESNFAGVIDLVKMKAIVWNGEALGASFEEQDIPADLTEKAAEYRSKLVEAAVEMDDAAMEAYLEGNEPDADTLRRLIRTAVQRRAFHPVLCGSSFKNKGVQPLLDAVVDYLPSPVDRGAVEGIDFKTEEPTTRNPSDADPFAMLAFKIMDDPFVGTITFCRIYSGKVEAGQGVINSTRDKKERVGRMLLMHANNREDIKEAYAGDIVALAGLKDVRTGDTLCDPTNAVILERMEFPEPVITIAIEPKSKADQEKLGLALSKLANEDPSFRVSTDQESGQTILKGMGELHLDIKVDILKRTYKVDANIGAPQVAYRETLTKKAEVDYTHKKQTGGTGQFARVKLVIEPNETGKGFEFESKIVGGAVPKEYIPGVEKGLNSVIGSGVLAGFPVVDVKVSLIDGAFHEVDSSALAFEIASRAALREGLQKGGSVLLEPIMKVEVVTPEDYTGSVIGDLNSRRGQIQGQDMRGNAVVINAMVPLANMFGYVNQLRSFSQGRANYTMQFDHYEQVPSAVAAEVQAKYA; encoded by the coding sequence ATGGCCCGTTCCCATCCCATCGAGCGTTATCGCAACTTCGGCATCATGGCCCACATCGATGCCGGCAAGACGACGACGACCGAGCGTATCCTCTACTATACCGGCAAGTCGCATAAGATCGGCGAAGTCCATGACGGCGCCGCCACCATGGACTGGATGACGCAGGAGCAGGAGCGTGGCATCACGATCACCTCGGCTGCGACGACCTGCTTCTGGCGCGACAACCGCCTGAACATCATCGACACCCCCGGCCACGTCGACTTCACCATCGAAGTCGAGCGTTCGCTGCGCGTGCTCGACGGCGCCGTCTGCGTTCTCGACGGCAACCAGGGCGTCGAGCCCCAGACCGAGACCGTCTGGCGCCAGGCCGACAAATACGACGTTCCGCGCGTCGTCTTCGTCAACAAGATGGACAAGATCGGCGCCGATTTCTATCGCTGCGTCCAGGACATCATCGACCGCGTCGCCGGCAAGCCCGTCTGCCTGCAGATCCCGATCGGTTCGGAGTCCAACTTCGCGGGCGTCATCGACCTCGTGAAGATGAAGGCGATCGTCTGGAACGGCGAGGCGCTCGGCGCTTCGTTCGAAGAGCAGGACATCCCGGCCGATCTCACTGAGAAGGCTGCCGAGTACCGCTCGAAGCTCGTCGAGGCCGCCGTCGAGATGGACGACGCCGCGATGGAAGCCTATCTCGAAGGTAACGAGCCGGACGCCGACACGCTGCGCCGCCTGATCCGCACTGCGGTCCAGCGCCGCGCGTTCCATCCCGTGCTCTGCGGCTCGTCCTTCAAGAACAAGGGCGTGCAGCCGCTGCTCGACGCCGTCGTCGACTATCTGCCGTCACCGGTGGATCGCGGCGCGGTCGAAGGCATCGACTTCAAGACCGAAGAGCCGACCACCCGCAACCCGAGCGACGCCGACCCGTTCGCGATGCTCGCGTTCAAGATCATGGACGACCCCTTCGTCGGCACCATCACCTTCTGCCGCATCTATTCGGGCAAGGTGGAAGCCGGTCAGGGCGTCATCAACTCGACCCGTGACAAGAAGGAGCGCGTCGGTCGCATGCTGTTGATGCATGCGAACAACCGCGAGGACATCAAGGAGGCTTATGCCGGCGACATCGTCGCCCTGGCCGGCCTGAAGGACGTCCGCACCGGCGACACGCTCTGCGACCCGACCAACGCGGTCATCCTTGAGCGCATGGAGTTCCCCGAGCCGGTCATCACGATCGCGATCGAGCCGAAGTCCAAGGCTGACCAGGAGAAGCTGGGCCTCGCCCTGTCGAAGCTCGCGAACGAGGATCCGTCCTTCCGCGTGTCGACCGACCAGGAGAGCGGCCAGACCATCCTGAAGGGCATGGGCGAGCTCCATCTCGACATCAAGGTCGACATTCTTAAGCGCACCTACAAGGTCGACGCCAATATCGGCGCCCCGCAGGTTGCGTATCGCGAGACGCTGACCAAGAAGGCCGAGGTCGACTACACCCACAAGAAGCAGACCGGCGGTACGGGCCAGTTCGCTCGCGTCAAGCTCGTCATCGAGCCGAACGAGACCGGCAAGGGCTTTGAGTTCGAGTCGAAGATCGTCGGCGGTGCGGTGCCGAAGGAGTACATCCCGGGCGTCGAAAAGGGCCTGAACTCGGTCATCGGCTCCGGCGTGCTCGCCGGCTTCCCGGTGGTCGACGTCAAGGTTTCGCTGATCGACGGCGCGTTCCACGAAGTCGACTCGTCGGCTCTGGCCTTCGAAATCGCCTCGCGCGCCGCTCTGCGCGAAGGTCTGCAGAAGGGCGGCTCCGTGCTGCTCGAGCCGATCATGAAGGTCGAGGTCGTGACCCCGGAAGACTACACCGGTTCGGTCATCGGCGACCTGAACTCGCGTCGTGGCCAGATCCAGGGCCAGGACATGCGCGGCAACGCCGTCGTGATCAACGCGATGGTTCCGCTGGCGAACATGTTCGGCTACGTCAACCAGCTGCGTTCCTTCTCGCAGGGCCGCGCGAACTACACGATGCAGTTCGACCACTACGAGCAGGTGCCGTCGGCGGTGGCCGCCGAGGTTCAGGCCAAGTACGCCTGA
- the tufB gene encoding translation elongation factor Tu 2, which produces MAKEKFSRTKPHCNIGTIGHVDHGKTSLTAAITKVLAESGGASFTAYDQIDKAPEEKARGITISTAHVEYETPARHYAHVDCPGHADYVKNMITGAAQMDGAILVVSAADGPMPQTREHILLARQVGVPALVVFMNKVDLVDDAELLELVEMEIRELLSKYDFPGDDIPITKGSAKAALDNVTPEIGHDAVIALMKTVDDYIPQPERPIDQPFLMPVEDVFSISGRGTVVTGRVERGIVKVGEEIEIVGLKDTVKTTVTGVEMFRKLLDQGQAGDNIGALLRGTKREDVERGQVLCKPGSVKPHTKFKAEAYILTKEEGGRHTPFFTNYRPQFYFRTTDVTGVVTLPEGTEMVMPGDNISMEVTLIAPIAMEEKLRFAIREGGRTVGAGVVASIIA; this is translated from the coding sequence ATGGCCAAAGAGAAGTTTTCGCGGACGAAGCCGCACTGCAACATTGGAACGATTGGTCACGTTGACCATGGCAAGACGTCTTTGACGGCTGCGATCACGAAGGTTCTGGCTGAGTCCGGCGGCGCGTCGTTCACGGCGTATGACCAGATCGACAAGGCGCCGGAAGAGAAGGCCCGCGGCATCACGATCTCGACGGCTCACGTCGAGTACGAGACCCCGGCCCGTCACTACGCGCACGTCGACTGCCCCGGCCACGCCGACTATGTGAAGAACATGATCACGGGTGCCGCGCAGATGGACGGCGCGATCCTGGTGGTTTCGGCCGCCGACGGCCCGATGCCGCAGACCCGCGAGCACATCCTGCTGGCGCGCCAGGTCGGCGTTCCGGCGCTGGTGGTGTTCATGAACAAGGTCGATCTCGTCGACGACGCCGAGCTGCTCGAGCTGGTCGAGATGGAGATCCGCGAGCTCCTGTCGAAGTACGACTTCCCGGGCGACGACATTCCGATCACCAAGGGCTCGGCCAAGGCCGCTCTCGACAACGTCACGCCGGAAATCGGCCATGACGCCGTGATCGCGCTGATGAAGACGGTCGACGACTACATCCCGCAGCCGGAGCGTCCGATCGACCAGCCGTTCCTGATGCCGGTCGAGGACGTGTTCTCGATCTCGGGCCGTGGCACGGTGGTGACCGGCCGCGTCGAGCGCGGCATCGTCAAGGTCGGCGAGGAAATCGAGATCGTCGGCCTGAAGGACACGGTGAAGACGACCGTCACGGGCGTCGAGATGTTCCGCAAGCTGCTCGACCAGGGCCAGGCCGGCGATAACATCGGCGCGCTGCTGCGCGGCACGAAGCGCGAGGACGTCGAGCGCGGCCAGGTGCTGTGCAAGCCGGGCTCGGTGAAGCCGCACACGAAGTTCAAGGCCGAAGCCTACATCCTGACGAAGGAAGAGGGTGGCCGTCACACGCCGTTCTTCACCAACTACCGCCCGCAGTTCTACTTCCGCACGACGGACGTGACCGGCGTGGTGACGCTGCCGGAAGGCACGGAGATGGTGATGCCGGGCGACAACATCTCGATGGAGGTGACGCTGATCGCCCCGATCGCGATGGAAGAGAAGCTGCGCTTCGCCATCCGCGAAGGCGGCCGCACCGTCGGCGCCGGCGTCGTCGCTTCGATCATTGCGTAA
- a CDS encoding hypothetical protein (Evidence 5 : Unknown function) — protein sequence MQSHRNASVPTFFWGHVHPGKPETEDPSIGSELDFDVDAGGEIELHEGVDRLGSRIDNVEDPLVGPHLELLARLLVDVGRAVDGELLDERGQRNRSADLGARPLRGRHDLARRGVEDTVIERLEADPNVLTVHGLVLSVT from the coding sequence GTGCAATCACACCGGAACGCATCGGTGCCTACCTTCTTCTGGGGTCATGTCCATCCGGGGAAACCGGAAACAGAGGACCCGTCAATCGGATCAGAGCTTGATTTCGACGTCGACGCCGGCGGCGAGATCGAGCTTCATGAGGGCGTCGACCGTCTGGGGAGTCGGATCGACAATGTCGAGGACCCGCTTGTGGGTCCGCATCTCGAACTGCTCGCGCGACTTCTTGTCGATGTGGGGCGAGCGGTTGACGGTGAACTTCTCGATGAGCGTGGGCAGCGGAATCGGTCCGCGGACCTGGGCGCCCGTCCGCTTCGCGGTCGACACGATCTCGCGCGTCGAGGCGTCGAGGATACGGTGATCGAACGCCTTGAGGCGGATCCGAATGTTCTGACCGTTCATGGTCTGGTTCTCTCCGTGACGTGA
- the rpsJ gene encoding 30S ribosomal subunit protein S10, translated as MNGQNIRIRLKAFDHRILDASTREIVSTAKRTGAQVRGPIPLPTLIEKFTVNRSPHIDKKSREQFEMRTHKRVLDIVDPTPQTVDALMKLDLAAGVDVEIKL; from the coding sequence ATGAACGGTCAGAACATTCGGATCCGCCTCAAGGCGTTCGATCACCGTATCCTCGACGCCTCGACGCGCGAGATCGTGTCGACCGCGAAGCGGACGGGCGCCCAGGTCCGCGGACCGATTCCGCTGCCCACGCTCATCGAGAAGTTCACCGTCAACCGCTCGCCCCACATCGACAAGAAGTCGCGCGAGCAGTTCGAGATGCGGACCCACAAGCGGGTCCTCGACATTGTCGATCCGACTCCCCAGACGGTCGACGCCCTCATGAAGCTCGATCTCGCCGCCGGCGTCGACGTCGAAATCAAGCTCTGA
- the rplC gene encoding 50S ribosomal subunit protein L3, whose translation MRSGVIAQKVGMTRIFTDAGEHIPVTVLKLDNCQVVAHRTKEKNGYVAVQLGSASAKVKNVSKAERGHFAVAKVEPKRKVVEFRVSDDALIPVGAELTADHFVVGQFVDVSGTTTGKGFAGGMKRWNFGGLRATHGVSISHRSIGSTGGRQDPGKTFKNKKMPGHLGAERVTTQNLRVVQTDVERGLILVEGAVPGVAGGWIHVRDAVKRALPKDAPLPGKFKVAGEGKAEEAPAAQAEENA comes from the coding sequence ATGCGTTCCGGTGTGATTGCACAGAAAGTCGGGATGACCCGCATCTTCACGGATGCCGGCGAGCATATCCCGGTCACCGTGCTGAAGCTCGACAACTGCCAGGTCGTCGCGCATCGCACGAAAGAGAAGAACGGCTATGTGGCCGTGCAGCTGGGCTCCGCCTCGGCGAAGGTGAAGAATGTCTCGAAGGCCGAGCGCGGTCATTTCGCGGTCGCCAAGGTCGAGCCGAAGCGCAAGGTGGTCGAGTTCCGCGTCAGCGATGACGCGCTGATCCCCGTCGGCGCCGAGCTGACCGCGGACCACTTCGTCGTCGGCCAGTTCGTCGACGTCTCCGGCACCACCACCGGCAAGGGCTTCGCCGGCGGTATGAAGCGCTGGAACTTCGGTGGTCTGCGCGCCACTCACGGCGTTTCGATCTCGCACCGTTCGATCGGTTCGACCGGCGGCCGTCAGGACCCGGGCAAGACCTTCAAGAACAAGAAGATGCCGGGCCATCTCGGCGCCGAGCGCGTCACCACGCAGAACCTGCGCGTCGTCCAGACGGACGTCGAGCGCGGCCTGATCCTCGTCGAGGGCGCCGTTCCGGGCGTCGCCGGCGGCTGGATCCATGTCCGTGACGCCGTCAAGCGCGCCCTCCCGAAGGATGCGCCGTTGCCGGGCAAGTTCAAGGTTGCCGGCGAAGGCAAGGCGGAAGAGGCTCCTGCGGCCCAGGCTGAGGAGAACGCGTGA